The proteins below come from a single uncultured delta proteobacterium genomic window:
- a CDS encoding Transcriptional regulator, ArsR family/methyltransferase, UbiE/COQ5 family, protein MYTMTQALQYFKALADDTRLRLFSVLSRYELNVNELIMILGMGQSRVSRHLKILASAGLVSWRRDGLWVFYAAVHDGEARRFADAVLPFVLRDDVFQTDLSAAASVLEERLRATRQFFNAIADDWDQLAHDVLGDYDLPGAIAALVLPGSVAVDLGCGTGEVLERMMPAAKEVIGVDGSARMLDLARRRFGGEDARVSLRIGDLEHLPLRDGEADFVSINMVLHHLSSPETALEEVRRVLRPKGRVVITDFDRHANESMRVTYGDRWLGFTKEGLCAALEKAGFAPVSATRTPVEKGLFIHLIEAELTAAS, encoded by the coding sequence ATGTACACCATGACACAAGCACTTCAGTATTTCAAAGCCCTGGCGGACGATACCCGGCTGCGCCTTTTCAGCGTGCTCAGCCGGTACGAACTCAACGTCAACGAGCTTATCATGATTTTGGGCATGGGGCAGTCGCGGGTTTCCCGGCATTTGAAGATTTTGGCTTCGGCCGGCCTTGTTTCCTGGCGGCGGGACGGATTGTGGGTTTTTTACGCCGCCGTGCACGACGGGGAGGCGCGCCGGTTTGCCGACGCCGTGCTGCCCTTTGTGCTGCGCGACGACGTGTTCCAGACGGATCTTTCCGCCGCGGCGTCCGTTCTTGAAGAGCGGCTGCGCGCGACGCGCCAGTTTTTCAACGCCATCGCCGACGACTGGGACCAGCTCGCCCACGACGTGCTCGGCGACTACGATCTGCCGGGCGCCATTGCCGCGCTGGTCTTGCCGGGTTCGGTGGCCGTGGATCTCGGCTGCGGCACCGGCGAAGTGCTTGAGCGCATGATGCCCGCCGCCAAAGAGGTTATCGGCGTGGACGGCTCCGCCAGAATGCTGGATCTCGCCAGGCGGCGTTTCGGCGGGGAGGATGCGCGCGTTTCCCTGCGGATAGGCGATCTTGAGCATTTGCCGCTGCGCGACGGGGAAGCGGATTTTGTTTCCATTAACATGGTTTTGCACCACCTCTCGTCACCCGAGACCGCGCTGGAAGAGGTCCGCCGCGTACTGCGCCCGAAAGGGCGTGTGGTTATTACGGATTTTGACCGCCATGCGAACGAGTCCATGCGCGTCACATACGGTGACAGGTGGCTCGGATTTACCAAGGAAGGGCTGTGCGCCGCTTTGGAAAAAGCGGGGTTCGCCCCTGTTTCCGCAACACGGACACCCGTGGAAAAGGGGCTTTTCATTCATCTTATAGAGGCGGAACTGACCGCCGCGTCGTAA